In one Amaranthus tricolor cultivar Red isolate AtriRed21 chromosome 8, ASM2621246v1, whole genome shotgun sequence genomic region, the following are encoded:
- the LOC130820529 gene encoding uncharacterized protein LOC130820529, which translates to MMNQNHLLPLLCLLFLLRPIQSQVCQRFCGDIPLRYPFGGGQGCGDPRFTKHVTCTQRQLTFITHTGSYPVTNIDYENQILYVSDPTMSTCFCTQPSEGFSLDWDAPFTFDDSSVFALLDCSVDSSPIYKGAINGNTTNVPQCANSGTTLCSSLYSCQPISQLNVPINTCCVYAPVDLGPTFEMDLKKVQCKAYTAIYSFNDQDTNPEAWKYGVALKYKFNVKNDYPLYCSNCEKSNGACAYTGIYNSFVCNCPSGVNTTTDCYFQNSWNAGLRLTPWIKGSLFQYCIVLLVFWISL; encoded by the exons ATGATGAACCAAAACCACCTCCTGCCTCTTCTATGCCTCCTCTTCCTCCTCCGCCCCATCCAATCACAAGTATGTCAGCGCTTTTGTGGTGACATCCCTCTTCGCTACCCCTTTGGGGGTGGTCAAGGCTGTGGAGATCCTCGCTTCACCAAACACGTTACTTGCACCCAAAGGCAACTAACTTTCATCACTCACACTGGCTCTTACCCTGTTACCAACATCGACTACGAAAATCAGATACTCTATGTTTCTGACCCTACCATGTCTACCTGTTTCTGTACTCAGCCTAGTGAAGGGTTTAGCCTCGACTGGGATGCCCCTTTCACTTTCGATGATAGTAGTGTCTTCGCTTTGCTAGACTGTTCCGTTGACTCTTCCCCTATATATAAAGGGGCCATCAATGGAAACACCACTAACGTCCCCCAGTGTGCTAATTCAG GTACAACACTATGCAGCTCGCTGTACTCTTGTCAGCCAATTAGTCAGCTGAACGTCCCAATCAACACATGCTGTGTGTACGCACCAGTAGATCTTGGACCGACCTTTGAGATGGACCTGAAGAAGGTACAATGTAAGGCATATACCGCAATATACAGTTTCAATGATCAAGACACAAACCCAGAAGCATGGAAATACGGGGTGGCATTAAAGTACAAGTTCAATGTGAAGAATGATTATCCACTTTATTGCAGCAACTGTGAGAAGAGTAATGGAGCCTGTGCTTACACTGGTATTTACAACAGTTTTGTGTGTAATTGTCCAAGTGGTGTCAATACAACCACTGATTGTTACTTTCAGAATTCTTGGAATGCTGGCCTAAGACTTACTCCTTGGATTAAAG GAAGCTTATTCCAGTATTGTATTGTACTGCTGGTGTTCTGGATTTCACTGTAA